The Dongia rigui genome includes the window AGCCGGAACCGTAGAGGTAGCCGAAATTACCGCCGGCATGGCCCCGGAACGCATCGTCGCCGAAGGTAAAATCAAGACTGGCGACACTTCGCCCACCAAAGCCGTCATTGGGCGTATCGAAATGATAGAAGCCCGCCTGCTCGACACCCGCCGACAGCCAAGGCGTAACCGGCACGTCGACCGCGAAATTGAGGCCGCCGAGCTGGCTGTCATGGCCCGCTTCATCTTCGAGATTGTATCCGTAATAGGGACCGACGCTGAATATCCACTTTGGCATTTGCTTTTCACGCACGGGCTGTGGCGCCGGCTCTGTCACCGGCGCGGGCGTCGGCGCGGGTGCCATCTCGGCGACCGGGGCCGGTGGCTGCTCAATGGCGATGTCGACACGGCGGTTACCGGCTTCCGGGACACCGTCCCCGGTCGGCACCGCCGGATCGGTTTCACCGAGTGCCTCACCCGTGATTGCCGCCTGCGGCACGCCGAGCGCCATCAGTTCATTGGCGACTGCCTGTTCACGGCGTTCGGACAGCGCCTGGTTGTAACCCGAACTCCCCGATGTGTCGGTATGTCCGCGCACCGAGATGCGGGCTGAACCAGACCGCTGAAACTCCTGGGCGGCCTGGGCGATGACCGACCTCGCCTCGGCATTCAAGGTCGACTTGTCGAGTGCGAAGTAGACAACAAACCCGCCAGCGGGGTTCGCTTGTGCACTTTGCGCAGTGGAAAGCCCGGAATCCTGGGCGGTCGCGAGGCCCGTCGACGCCAACAGCGTCGTCAGGGATAGGGCGATAACATGTTTCATTGGTTGATCCTCCTGAGGCTGGGGTCAAAGGGATCCGCGAATGACAAAGGATGGCTGCATCTCAAGGAAGAACGCTCAGATGCCGTTTCATCGTTGGCCAGGCTTTCGCGGATAACCCCTCAGGTCGACCCCTAACACTCATGCATGGGTGTTGGCGCATGCTCACCAGCCGACGGCCAGGCATCGCTTCAGCTTCCATAACGGTGAAAAACGCCAATTGTTCCAATGCAGCGGTCAGGCTGGCGGCGATTTGCGCGACCGGCCTGCCTCGCCAAGATGAAGAGGTAGCCGCGAGATGCCAGCCAGGGTGTTTACCGCGCCACTGGCCGGTGCAGGCCTCGCGCGGTCGTTTTTAGTGGTGTCTGCGTAAGATCACTCCGCACGCGAACATAAGCGCCCAGAACGCAGCGCCGAACGCAAACCAGCCTGGGCTGACTGATTTTGGACTTGGCGCGGACTCGGCGTCTTCCGTTTCTGCCGCAGGCGGTCGCTCGAACAGGCCCCAGATCCAGTAAATCAGTGACAGGACGAGAAATGCGACAGCCGCCGAGCCAAACAGCCCGGCAATACCAAAATTCTGGTGATCGATTTCGGGCACGCAACCTATCCGCGGTTTGGAAGCAGTGGCTTGTGAGGGGCAGTTGGGGATCGGCCAGCGGATGGTCTTGAACTGGACACAAATCATGTGGCTGGATCGTTGGCCACAACGTTGGTGAGCCGGGCGGGGTTCGAACCCGCGACCCTCTGATTAAAAGTCAGATGCTCTACCGCTGAGCTACCGGCCCCACCTTCAACTGCGGCGGCGATGAAATCCCATTATCCGGGGCAAAAAGCAAGCATCGCTTCGTGGCGACGCAGCACACCCCGCAGCGCAGTCCCGTCGCCAAATTTAATGATTTAAAAACAGATGATTACCGGCCGTTGCTAAAAATCTTCTTCAGATACTCATCGACCTGGGGCGAGACGAATTCGTCGATTCGACCGCCCAGGCGCCCGATCTCCTTGATGAAGCGCGAGGAGATGAATTGCTGTCGTTCCGAGGCCATGAGGAAGACGGTCTCGACCTCCGGGTCGAGGCGCGCGTTCATGCCGGCCATCTGGAACTCGTATTCGAAATCCGAGACGGCGCGCAGGCCCCGGATGATGAAATGGGCGCCCATCTGCTCGACGAAATGCATCAGCAAATTGTCGAAGGCGCGGACCTCGATCTTGTTCGGGTCCAGGCCATTGCGCGGGTCGGCGATCTCCGACTTCATCAGCGACATGCGCTCGTTGATGGTGAGCAGCGGCCCCTTCCCGGCATTGGTCGAAACGGCAATGATCAGCCGATCCGCCAGCAGGCAGGCCCGCCGGATGATGTCCATGTGACCATTGGTGACGGGGTCGAACGTACCTGGATAGACCCCGATCCGCTTAGCCCCGACCGCCTCAGCCATTGCCCCCATCTCCCCCATCGTCATTGATCGGGCCTTCATCACCTGGGCCGTCACTTTCCTGGCCGTTTACGCCGTCCGGCGCTGCGGCCTCGGCTGCAGCCGCCTCCGGCGTCCCCTCGGCACCCTCAGCTTCCTCGGCATCCTCGCCGATATCGGGCAGATGGGCTACGGCCACGACCTGCTCGTCACCCGCCACCTTGAACACCGTGACGCCCTGGGTCTGGCGGCGCGCCACACGGATGTCGTGGATCGGGCAGCGGATGAGCTGCCCACCATCGGTCACCAACATGATCTGGTCGCGTTCGGTCACGG containing:
- a CDS encoding OmpA family protein, with translation MKHVIALSLTTLLASTGLATAQDSGLSTAQSAQANPAGGFVVYFALDKSTLNAEARSVIAQAAQEFQRSGSARISVRGHTDTSGSSGYNQALSERREQAVANELMALGVPQAAITGEALGETDPAVPTGDGVPEAGNRRVDIAIEQPPAPVAEMAPAPTPAPVTEPAPQPVREKQMPKWIFSVGPYYGYNLEDEAGHDSQLGGLNFAVDVPVTPWLSAGVEQAGFYHFDTPNDGFGGRSVASLDFTFGDDAFRGHAGGNFGYLYGSGFDDDFVAGPEVGFAAGRFIGKLAYDIPFNRDLDEGIINTTFGVRF
- the coaD gene encoding pantetheine-phosphate adenylyltransferase — encoded protein: MAEAVGAKRIGVYPGTFDPVTNGHMDIIRRACLLADRLIIAVSTNAGKGPLLTINERMSLMKSEIADPRNGLDPNKIEVRAFDNLLMHFVEQMGAHFIIRGLRAVSDFEYEFQMAGMNARLDPEVETVFLMASERQQFISSRFIKEIGRLGGRIDEFVSPQVDEYLKKIFSNGR